The following are encoded together in the Lactuca sativa cultivar Salinas chromosome 1, Lsat_Salinas_v11, whole genome shotgun sequence genome:
- the LOC111893527 gene encoding uncharacterized protein LOC111893527, whose amino-acid sequence MKLPVDLSSPMPGWVDQAAKQGSLVFMCMMMANLMPSLASMDNKSLIANVVGFAILIITIIVNMFMEINTGVIEREGFSLAINKWTFIEPHFMDVGYIYVAFLLFLLIILISSAITLPISKQILELKYQAISKTTLYDHCPQDTFDIQKLQQHVKRYWIMAETGSPQFVIACNPLSRASCVICLTGLAIYISLLVSILKFPFRIRFQSDYKWSMVAIVITQSIGVGVGVISPMFRCFTVVSFKSFTRWNRNHLEVFKVEKYWTQQLYEWKESHITFLSNGHRSRNLIRNLKKPILSAWIGLQKVIVVTCKIIGLIPTVVLLIFMYCSYYFKSIKEMMLNPPSSTHDIDEDLSNYVLLLEDIMEFAERTLKRISNSMNRVMQKAEKEQDDNLLKFVESSIGFKGVENFDICQVQPLLSIEFPNSWSLPIVTLTCIAIALPHIGKDATNNLFKCVGEGLFYTHIVEESLNNARQYVNIQKATMTLWDEVEDKYKWLENTLEKRAYEGKTSREILEWFANKAEEIVIEVSKSTNRGEPVEYLPWKLIVANSMYRITQTIILTNQSNILEINEEWLFTLLSHMIADILVACFTNIPRVITIKCHETAIEKREASVEAAAKLLGRTTEIIKRLEMYELPNIHQDKMAFIDEWRLHLQCIP is encoded by the coding sequence ATGAAACTCCCTGTGGATTTGAGTAGTCCAATGCCTGGGTGGGTGGACCAAGCAGCTAAGCAAGGAAGCTTAGTCTTTATGTGTATGATGATGGCTAACTTAATGCCTTCTTTGGCGTCCATGGACAACAAGTCACTTATTGCAAATGTCGTAGGTTTTGCTATTCTCATTATCACCATAATTGTGAATATGTTTATGGAGATTAATACTGGAGTTATTGAGAGAGAAGGTTTTAGTCTTGCTATCAATAAGTGGACGTTCATAGAGCCTCACTTCATGGATGTAGGATACATCTATGTTGCTTTTTTACTCTTCTTACTAATAATTTTGATCTCTTCTGCTATAACACTTCCAATCTCTAAGCAAATTCTAGAACTCAAGTATCAAGCAattagcaaaacaactttatatgATCATTGTCCCCAAGATACATTTGATATTCAGAAGCTGCAACAGCATGTGAAAAGATACTGGATCATGGCAGAAACTGGTAGCCCTCAATTTGTGATAGCTTGTAACCCGTTATCACGTGCTTCCTGCGTAATTTGTTTAACTGGTCTAGCCATATACATATCGCTTCTGGTGTCAATTTTAAAATTTCCATTTCGGATAAGATTCCAATCAGATTACAAGTGGTCAATGGTTGCCATTGTTATCACACAGTCCATTGGAGTTGGAGTGGGTGTCATCTCCCCAATGTTTAGATGTTTTACGGTTGTGAGCTTTAAATCTTTTACAAGGTGGAATAGGAACCATTTGGAGGTATTTAAAGTAGAGAAGTATTGGACTCAACAGTTGTATGAATGGAAAGAAAGTCATATAACTTTTCTATCAAATGGCCATAGATCAAGAAATCTTATACGTAATTTGAAAAAACCTATTCTAAGTGCTTGGATTGGATTGCAGAAGGTGATTGTGGTAACATGCAAAATTATAGGGCTCATCCCCACAGTGGTTCTACTCATTTTCATGTATTGTTCATATTATTTCAAGTCAATAAAAGAAATGATGCTTAATCCACCCTCAAGCACTCACGATATAGATGAAGACCTTAGCAATTATGTTTTGTTACTTGAAGACATTATGGAGTTTGCTGAAAGAACACTTAAACGAATTTCAAACTCCATGAATCGCGTGATGCAAAAGGCCGAGAAGGAACAAGACGACAATCTCTTAAAGTTTGTTGAAAGTTCTATTGGATTCAAGGGAGTAGAGAATTTTGACATTTGTCAAGTTCAACCACTACTTTCTATTGAATTTCCTAACAGTTGGAGCTTACCAATTGTCACCTTAACGTGCATCGCCATTGCTCTCCCGCATATTGGTAAGGATGCAACTAATAACTTGTTCAAATGTGTTGGTGAAGGTCTTTTTTACACCCATATTGTTGAGGAAAGCTTGAACAATGCACGTCAATATGTAAACATTCAAAAGGCAACTATGACATTGTGGGATGAGGTTGAAGACAAGTACAAGTGGTTAGAGAACACTTTGGAAAAAAGAGCTTATGAAGGAAAAACATCAAGAGAGATCCTTGAATGGTTTGCTAACAAAGCAGAAGAAATTGTGATAGAAGTTAGCAAAAGCACAAATAGAGGAGAACCGGTGGAATACCTTCCATGGAAGTTGATTGTTGCTAATTCAATGTATCGAATTACACAAACAATCATTCTTACCAACCAAAGTAACATCTTAGAGATCAATGAAGAATGGTTGTTTACACTATTATCTCACATGATTGCAGACATATTGGTTGCTTGCTTCACCAACATACCACGAGTCATAACAATAAAATGCCATGAAACTGCAATAGAAAAACGAGAAGCTAGTGTTGAGGCTGCAGCAAAGCTTCTTGGTAGGACTACTGAGATAATAAAAAGACTTGAAATGTATGAATTACCAAACATTCATCAGGATAAGATGGCATTTATTGATGAATGGCGTCTTCATTTGCAATGTATCCCTTAA